The DNA region TACGACTTCTCCCAAGTCCGCGTGCACTTCGGGAGAGAGGCCGAACAGTCGGCGCGGGACGTCAACGCTCATGCCTACACGGTGGGACGTGATGTTGTCTTTGGGGCCGGTCGCTTCGCACCGGGGACGTACGACGGGCGGCGGCTGCTGGCCCATGAGTTGGCGCACGTGGTTCAACAAGCACCGTCTGGCGCCTCCGGGGCTCGGGCCAGTCATGGCGCTCCGACCAGGGTGTACCGGCAGGTAGGACCGGGAGGCGGCGTCAGCCCCCGTCGCATCGTGTATCTCGACAACGACGTGGTGGGAGCCATTGTCGACGGGAACAAGCCGGTGGCTGACGCTCTGAAGAACATGCTCGCCAGCGGCGCCGATGTCCGGATGACGCTCTATAACTACCGTGAGACAACCCATGGCCATGACCGGGTCCGGGCTGGCGCGCGGATGCTCGTGGTTGCAAAGCTTGGAATCACGATCGACAACGGCGGCGGGCTCGCGTCTCGGCAGGCGACCTATGTCGAATTGTCATCGGGTAAACCCGCGTCCGTGCAGCCCAAGGATGTGCCGATGATTGGAGCCGTGCGAGCGGCCGGTCCCGGCGCGGAACTTTGGACGCTCGATGGTGGCCCGAAGGAGAACGCCAAGCGGTTCGGCATCAAGCTCGCCCCGGAGAGTTCTCTGAAGACTGGTGGAGCTCCACTCGATGTCCGGGTGGGGCTCGACAATGTCGGACTGCAATCCTACGAAATCGCGGCAGACGGGACTCCCGTTCGTCGTGGGCAGCTGCTCCCAGGCAAGGTGGCGCCATCTGCAAAGCCGCCCTCCGGCCCCAAGGGCGGGCCTCCGTCAAGCGCGGCTCCTGGCTCGGCAAGGACTGTGAATCCGGGGAGCGGCGGCGGCGATGCCGCGAAGGCCATCGGGCCGAAGCCCGCGGGTGCCAGCGCGACAGACATCGCGGTGGTCGAGGCAAGACCGGTACTCACCGAGCGGCCTGGTGGCTCGGCGGTCGAGATCGCCTCGCCACATGCGCTCACGAACGTCGCCGCGACACAGGGAGCCGTCGAAGGCGCGTGGGGCATCATCCTCTCCCATCAGCTCTCCTCCGTGCGGGGAGCGGAGCTCAAGAAGGCCCTCGCCCGATTCGAGGAACTCGGCCCCGAGATCGAGGCCTACCGTCAGAAGGGAATCGACGTGACGGTCACCGTCGTCGCCGAGGTGCCGAAACAGCCGGACGTGGCGGCTCGTGTCACGGGCGTCGGTAACGCCGGGGAGGTCGTCTACTTCAAGCGGATGTATATCAGTCACCTCTCGCTCCCCCCGTCGGCGGCGACATCGACACAGTCCACCATGTACGCGGCGGGCGAGCGGGATCCGGGGCGCGTGGACAGGAGCGAGATGACGCTGAACCAGCAGGTGAGCGCCTATTGGGGTGACAAATATCCTGTACCTGGAAGCGGCCCTCGAGAAGGCTTCCATTTCGTCGAGGGCAAGCAGACGTTCCCGGGCTACGCGCCTCTCACGTCGCGCAAGCCGGATCTCACGACGCCGGACCACCTCAAGGGCATCGCTGGAACCTATAAGCCCGAGCTTCGCAAGATCTTCGTCGGTGGCATGAGTGGGGTCTTCACGCTGGGGGCGAGAAAGCTGCAGGTGGAACTCGGCCCCCAGGGCGTCCCGACGCCGAAGATGACCTTGGGCGGAAAGGCGTACACCTTCCTCGATGGAGGGCCGAGGCCACCAACGATGATCATGACCGGGCAATTCAGGATGGGCGAGGGGCTTCCGCCCGCCGCGCAATGGATTTGGAGCTCGATGGAATACCACGCGGACAAGGGCATCATCCTGGAGTGGGCGCACGTCCTGGACAGCGCCCTGAACACGACCTGGGATGCCCTCTTTCTGTGGCGTCGCCTCTAGTGTGACTCGGTCACATCGGTGATCGGCCCCCTGTGCGACGTATGACGTGGTTGCCACATGGAGTGCCCCATGAGGGGCACTCCTATTGTGCGGGGAGCGCCCCGCGGCCGTGACGGCGCGGGGGGCCGGGCGTGTCGGGTTCTGGAAGCCCGGTGCGCTCCTCCGGAGCGAGCGCGCTTGCCTGGCTCCACTCGCATTCCCACCGTCACCTCCCTGTCGTCATGCGAGGGGAGAGGTCATGGATGCGAGGTATGGGATTCCCCTGCTGTGTCTGGGATTGCTCGGGTGCGGGGCTCTTTCCGAGGACGCTGGCGCTCGCGAAGGACGCGACACGGTGCCAGCGGTCACCGCCCAGGCCTGCGCGCCGGGCGTGGCGCGGCGGGTGAAAGTGGTCGTTTCCCCGGGCACCCCCGAGTCGCCCAACTTCCCGGTGGGGCCAGAGAGTCTGGAGGACGTGAACGGGACGCTCTTCTTCGCGGTCAACTTCCGCGATGGGCGCGGTGAGCTGTGGCGCAGCGATGGCACCGAGGCGGGCACTGGCGTGGTGAAGGACTTCCCCGCGGCGCCGGTCTCCTGGGGCCTTGGGGTGACGGGGCTGGTGGCCGTGGGCAGCCGCGTCTTCTTCCAGGCGGAGACCGCCGGCACCGGCAACGAGCTGTGGGTGAGCGACGGGACGGAGCAGGGCACGCACCTGGTGTCGGACTTGATGCCGGGGCCCGGCAACTCGCGGCTGTCCCTCGCCACGAACCTGGGCGCGGGCCTCACGTTCTTCCGGACCGTCACGGAGCCGACGCCGACGGGGGTGGAGCTGTGGTCCTCGGATGGGAGCGCGGAGGGCACGGTTCGGTTGGCGAGCTTCGGCGCCGTCGCCGCGCTCGATGGGGCTTCGCTGAGGGTGGGGGACGCGCTGCTCTTCTTCCTCTCCCAGCCGGACGGCACCTTCCTGTGGAGGACGGACGGCACCGCCGAGGGGACGCGGGTCGTCGAACGGCTCGATGCGGGCGCGGTCCGCGTGGGCGATGCGCGCGACCCGGTCAGCGGTGGGCCAGGGCTGTTCACGCTCCTCGACACCTCGGGCACCGAGGTGTGGCGCACCGATGGCACCGAGGCGGGCACGGTGCGGCTGGAGACCTTCGGTCGTCCGATGATGCGGTTGCTCGGCGCGCTGGGCACCTCCGTCGTCCTGGCGGAGGAGGATGGCGTCGCGCAACGGCTGTACCTGCGTCGCGTGGCGCTCTCAGGGGGAGGGAAGGCGCTCATCACCTCGCTCGACAATCCCTATGCGGGCCAGCCCGATGCCTATCCGTACATCCAACACATCGCGCACGCCGGGGATCGCGTCTTCTTCTCCCTGGCCATCGGCTCGCCCGGGCCCTCTCCACGAATGGTGCGGCTGTGGGTGACGGACGGCCTGGCCGAAGGGACGCGCCAGCTTCCCGGCGTGCTCAGCACTTCCGACGAGTCCTGGTCACAGGTCGCCTCCATGGGCACGGGCTCCGTGTTCTTCGGCGCCTCGCGGTCAGGGGGAGGCACCGAACCGTGGGTGTCGCATGGCACGGACGAGACGACAGGGCAACTCGCGGATGCCAACCCCACCTCGGGTTCGACGCCCGGGGGCTTCACTCGCGTGGGAACCCACGTCTTCTTCGGTGCGAGGGATGACACGGGGCACAACCAGCTCTGGGTCGCGCCCGCCGACGCCGTCTGCCCTCCCGGGGTGACGCAGGCTCGCTAGCGAGGCGTCGGATCGCGGAAGCTCGGCGCTGTATTGCTCGTCCGTGACCTTCTCCATCCAGTTCACGGGGCTGCCGTCGAGCGCTTCCTGGATCGCGATATGGGTCATCGTGGCGCGGGGATGGCCGTCACGTCGCATCCGGGCAACGAGGTCCGCCGCTCCGACGCTCGGAGGCCCCGCCATGCAAGGGCCCTCCGCTCGAGCGCGCGCCCGCCCGGGTCGGGGCTTCGGTCAGGCGGGGTGGGAGCGGAGCCCCACTCCTTGCCGCTCCTCGCGCGCACCCTGGCGTGTTATCGACGGCGCCATGAGCGACGAGAACCCGAGCATCCTTTCGCATGTCTCCATCGGCACGAATGACTTCGCGCGCGCCGTGGCCTTCTATGACAAGGTCCTTTCGACCCTGGGCTGTCGCCGCGTGCTGGAGTTCCCTTCGGCGGTGGCCTACGGCAAGCAGTTCCCCGAGTTCTGGGTCCAGACGCCCGCCAATGGGCAGCCCGCCACGCTTGGCAACGGCGTCCACTTCGGATTCATCGCGGCGTCGAAGCAGGCGGTCCATGCCTTCCACGAGGCGGCGCTCGCCGCGGGCGGCACCGACGATGGTGCTCCTGGCCCGCGCCCCCTCTATGGTGCCCCCTACTACGGCTGTTTCGTGAGGGACCTGGAGGGCCACAAGATCGAGGCCTCCTTCTGGGATACCTCGGTGGAGGGTGGGCACGGGGGCGCCTGAGCGCGCGCCGATGCCTCGGCGGTCGTCAGGGCCGCGCTCGGCGCTGGCGCGCCCACGTCTCGAAGCTCATGGGGGACAGCCCGAGGGCGCGAGCGAGCTCGGGCCTCGCCAGCACCGGGGCAACATTCATGTAGGTCATGCCCCGCGCGACGTCGGGATGCAGGCCGGCCAGGATGGCCTCCTCGACCGTGGCCGTCTGGGCGACATACTCCTTGCCGTCGAGGCGCGAGAGGATTTCGGCGATCTGCGCCAGGGTGAGCACGTCACCCGCGAGCTGCAGCGTCACTCCGTGGAACGTCGCCGGGTCGCGGATGGCCGCCGCGGCCGCCTTGCCGACGTCCTCCGGCGCGATCAGCGGGATGGGTCGATCCGCCCTGACGACGGTGAGCAACCGGCGCCCGTCGACGAAGCCGGCGGGGTCCAGCATGGCGTGGTCCATGAAGGTGGAGGGCAGGATGAGGGTCCAATGCTCGAAGCCCGCGCCGCGCACGAGGTCGCACGTGGCGAGCTTGTTCTCCCAATACGTCTCATGCGACTTCCAACGTCCCTCCGCCCAGCCCTCGACGTCGCGATGGTCTCCGACGCCGGACGTCGCGGTGTGCACGAACGTTTCGACGCCCTGCGCGAGCGCGGCCTCCACGAGGTTCCTGCCTTGCTGGCGCTCCTTGCCGTAGTCGACACCCGTCGCGGTGACGATCGGCGCCTGCATCGAGAAGACGGCCCGCACGCCGGCGCAGGCGGCCCGCAGCGACGCTGGGTCGTCGAGGTCCCCGACCACCACCTCGGCGCCCGAGGCCGCGAGCGCCCTGGCGTTGGGCGCTTCCGGATTTCGCACCAGCACGCGCACCGAGGTGTCACCCGCGGCCAACAGCGCCCGGGCGGTCGCGCCACCCTGGCGCCCCGTGGCCGCGGTGACGAGGACGGCATCGTTGCCGCTCATGGACAGCTCCTTGTGTAAGTGGGGGACCCCACCGTTTATTTCCGTGGTCAAATACGGAGGGGGACCCCACTTGTCAAGGAGAGGCATTTGTGAGGAAAAGGGGGCGTGGAGCACGTGAAGCCATTGCGAGCCGACGGCCGGCGCAACCGGGAGCGAATCATCGCGGCGGCCGAGGAACTGGTCGCCAGGGATGGGGCGCAGGCATCGTTGGAGGAGATCGCGCGGCGGGCGGGGGTCGGCTCGGCGACGCTGCATCGGCACTTCCCGTCGCGGCAGGCGCTCTTGGAGGCGGTATTCCGGGACGGTGTCGCGCAGCTCTGCGCGCGGGCTACGGCGCGGACGGGCGCGAAGCCCGCCGCGGAACTGGCGGACTGGCTCGAGGACTTGACGGTCTACACGGCGACCCACCGGGGGCTCGCGGCCGCCCTGCTGGCGGGCCCGGACGGTCTCACCCCCGAGGAGCTCTGCTGCACCGACATGCTGCTCGGCGTGCTGAACGTCCTGGTGGCCCGGGCGTCATCGGCGGGCGCCATTCACGCCAGCGCGACGGCGGAAGACCTGATGAAGCTGGCGAATGCGATCGCCATCGCGAACGAGGACGATCCGCTGACCGCTCGCCGGGTGCTCCGCCTCGCCCTCACTGGCATCCGGCCGTGAACGTTGGCAGGCAGCGTGCGATGGCCGCGACGCGGGGGACGGCGAGGGCGCGGGTCGCAGGCTCGTCGTCGCTCTCCCTGGAGCGCGCCCAATCCTCGTCCTCGGGTGGCCATCCTCTCTCCCAGCCGAGGTGCGGAGCCACCAGGTTCACCATGAACGTGGCGTCGATCGGGTATTGCCGAGTCATTGAGCGGGAGCTCCGTCAGCACCGTTCCCGGAGGGATGCCCGTGCAGGCCGGCGTCGGATGGCCTGGG from Myxococcus stipitatus includes:
- a CDS encoding DUF4157 domain-containing protein, whose product is MQAKHVQASDSGQMTAPPIVHEALRSPGQPLDSATRAFMEPRFGYDFSQVRVHFGREAEQSARDVNAHAYTVGRDVVFGAGRFAPGTYDGRRLLAHELAHVVQQAPSGASGARASHGAPTRVYRQVGPGGGVSPRRIVYLDNDVVGAIVDGNKPVADALKNMLASGADVRMTLYNYRETTHGHDRVRAGARMLVVAKLGITIDNGGGLASRQATYVELSSGKPASVQPKDVPMIGAVRAAGPGAELWTLDGGPKENAKRFGIKLAPESSLKTGGAPLDVRVGLDNVGLQSYEIAADGTPVRRGQLLPGKVAPSAKPPSGPKGGPPSSAAPGSARTVNPGSGGGDAAKAIGPKPAGASATDIAVVEARPVLTERPGGSAVEIASPHALTNVAATQGAVEGAWGIILSHQLSSVRGAELKKALARFEELGPEIEAYRQKGIDVTVTVVAEVPKQPDVAARVTGVGNAGEVVYFKRMYISHLSLPPSAATSTQSTMYAAGERDPGRVDRSEMTLNQQVSAYWGDKYPVPGSGPREGFHFVEGKQTFPGYAPLTSRKPDLTTPDHLKGIAGTYKPELRKIFVGGMSGVFTLGARKLQVELGPQGVPTPKMTLGGKAYTFLDGGPRPPTMIMTGQFRMGEGLPPAAQWIWSSMEYHADKGIILEWAHVLDSALNTTWDALFLWRRL
- a CDS encoding VOC family protein, producing MSDENPSILSHVSIGTNDFARAVAFYDKVLSTLGCRRVLEFPSAVAYGKQFPEFWVQTPANGQPATLGNGVHFGFIAASKQAVHAFHEAALAAGGTDDGAPGPRPLYGAPYYGCFVRDLEGHKIEASFWDTSVEGGHGGA
- a CDS encoding TetR/AcrR family transcriptional regulator, giving the protein MEHVKPLRADGRRNRERIIAAAEELVARDGAQASLEEIARRAGVGSATLHRHFPSRQALLEAVFRDGVAQLCARATARTGAKPAAELADWLEDLTVYTATHRGLAAALLAGPDGLTPEELCCTDMLLGVLNVLVARASSAGAIHASATAEDLMKLANAIAIANEDDPLTARRVLRLALTGIRP
- a CDS encoding NmrA family NAD(P)-binding protein; the protein is MSGNDAVLVTAATGRQGGATARALLAAGDTSVRVLVRNPEAPNARALAASGAEVVVGDLDDPASLRAACAGVRAVFSMQAPIVTATGVDYGKERQQGRNLVEAALAQGVETFVHTATSGVGDHRDVEGWAEGRWKSHETYWENKLATCDLVRGAGFEHWTLILPSTFMDHAMLDPAGFVDGRRLLTVVRADRPIPLIAPEDVGKAAAAAIRDPATFHGVTLQLAGDVLTLAQIAEILSRLDGKEYVAQTATVEEAILAGLHPDVARGMTYMNVAPVLARPELARALGLSPMSFETWARQRRARP